In a single window of the Drosophila albomicans strain 15112-1751.03 chromosome 3, ASM965048v2, whole genome shotgun sequence genome:
- the LOC117570602 gene encoding guanine nucleotide exchange factor subunit Rich, with protein sequence MYFPLGWPKRVSLALPGESSHIRHISCDAVKILVAAIGADFLGIWYANPLLPIAYYRRSAESLEQFGGNQLIIWKPDSRQLAVLTEAGSLLLYQLDFDANGNGILMQVDPPAVSLKRDSAELFIKENIPRLSLREVCCFTLDTVISTVCCISLSELLLATETCELLRVQWTQLENATEEQLTPLAVIKLRDIPFYVQQQQQQQQPAKYLPAVGNNCFVASLEYSPFIGGCAAVFSDQRAAFLIADHLRFETAHMHGCWVPDVADASVCSVNHKFRLLAYGQQSSAVAVYAIDDATAGLEYSHRLMLTEHVLPGSLGAVNELKWSPDGCVLAVSWENGGLSLWSTFGALLMSTLSWDFGLHVDLLKRNPLQLRRLEWSTEGYQLFMTSRQGDNNVLQLQFVKSALSMNPCQSTHSHILLQGDDCLYINQGDNLEQTYGNVKCQFPSSAATSSEDCLELKQTPNMGSILTESKYWTLLQLPLNYAATNWPIRYAAIDAAGLHVAVAGRTGLAHYAMLSKRWKLFGNESQEKDFVVSGGLLWWQGFIVMGCYSLLDRTDELRCYPAECKLDNQYGHKLQVRAPVISLNCFRDQLIVLTADGIVSLFHMQRQSAYIINIECAYELDVKSICIHPACIVSLTVTNLRNELKPQQHQTEAETIVVNVCGRILMIQREEAAQQVPNTLLATCLASCVECFWLSHNLEHCAMRDCLWLYSGAHGMRVWLPILQQRAEQSGAHRLHSFMSKRIMLSFPLKLYPLVILFDNVIVLGVENESTLYTNESNSHFALPFALMERKSQVYLHKVLRQLIKRNLGYSAWEIAQSCRSLPYFPHALELLLHEVLEEEASSKQPIPDAQLPSILDFIREFPVYLQTIVQCARKTEIALWPYLFSMAGKPKELFQLCLQAEQLETAASYLIIIQNLEPSSVSKQHANMLLDIALNQRKWELAKDLIRFLKAIDPNEIDSPRCSMVMNVKIAPPQPQTQTQVNQNADVFNLVLGPIATRERSYSTTVTTNLPKDSNKQPQQTTSMERSETGHSVSGSSSGPGAVGAAVVRRKSTKERQQREIFCIDLILQRHARQLLQQHKLLDLGYMCAYLDFHLVSWLTQEAGGAAKLDNIPAALQTLHTELQLPSPFPPAGRDDFAQLRRQTGNATSSQTSESGYFSIAAQMESPQLQPCIKEEEELQLSSLPMLKHRSNSQLSFDNFRYRRLYSLPASEDDNSDVVASYLNDKLAIKLRYMLQLFIEANCTDYALMLSILLQDAASISRIVNVVIRSESVGACRRIEAALKQLSQCTFDNGGSLYRGFVMTLQPHIYLLEQYIQSLGETTSLDNAADESELSADAKSALESDVLDSVAKGQQLPNGVARVGEQRLLTRHASLESKSKTKSSGQQGNPSSTQSTPTQQLQRRSSHETGRDGCQVM encoded by the coding sequence atgtaTTTTCCTTTGGGCTGGCCAAAGCGCGTCAGTCTGGCGCTTCCTGGAGAATCCTCACATATACGTCACATCTCCTGCGATGCCGTCAAAATATTGGTGGCCGCCATTGGCGCCGACTTCCTGGGCATTTGGTATGCGAATCCATTGCTGCCCATTGCGTATTATCGACGTAGCGCCGAATCTCTGGAGCAATTTGGTGGCAATCAGTTAATTATATGGAAGCCCGACTCTCGTCAGCTGGCTGTGCTTACCGAAGCAGGTTCGTTGCTGCTTTATCAGCTGGACTTTgatgccaatggcaatggcatctTGATGCAAGTGGATCCGCCCGCTGTGAGCTTAAAACGGGACTCAGCTGAGCTGTTCATCAAGGAGAACATACCGCGCTTGAGTCTGCGTGAAGTTTGCTGCTTCACCTTGGACACCGTCATCTCCACAGTCTGCTGCATTAGCCTAAGTGAGTTGCTCTTGGCCACAGAGACTTGTGAGTTGTTGCGCGTGCAGTGGACACAACTGGAGAATGCAACGGAGGAGCAACTTACTCCGCTGGCCGTGATCAAGCTGCGCGACATTCCCTTCTacgtgcaacagcagcagcaacaacagcagccggcCAAGTATTTGCCTGCCGTGGGTAACAATTGCTTTGTAGCCTCCTTGGAATACTCACCCTTCATTGGCGGCTGTGCTGCGGTGTTTAGCGATCAACGTGCTGCCTTTCTTATCGCCGATCATCTGCGATTCGAGACCGCACATATGCATGGCTGCTGGGTGCCAGATGTCGCTGATGCCAGCGTCTGCAGCGTCAATCACAAGTTTCGACTGCTGGCTTATGGACAACAGAGTTCTGCGGTTGCTGTTTATGCTATTGATGATGCTACCGCTGGCTTGGAGTACTCACATCGCTTGATGCTCACTGAGCACGTGCTTCCGGGCAGCCTGGGCGCTGTCAATGAACTCAAATGGAGTCCCGATGGTTGTGTACTTGCCGTGAGCTGGGAAAACGGCGGACTCTCGTTGTGGAGCACTTTTGGTGCGTTACTCATGTCCACGCTCAGCTGGGACTTTGGACTACATGTGGATCTGCTGAAGCGCAATCCGCTGCAGCTGCGACGTCTCGAATGGTCCACGGAAGGCTATCAACTGTTTATGACGAGTCGCCAGGGCGACAATAATGTGCTCCAGCTGCAGTTTGTGAAGAGCGCACTGAGTATGAATCCCTGCCAGAGCACACATTCTCACATTCTGCTCCAAGGTGACGATTGTTTGTACATCAATCAGGGTGACAATCTGGAGCAGACTTATGGCAATGTTAAGTGTCAGTTTCCCAGCAGCGCAGCAACGAGCAGCGAGGATTGTTTGGAGCTCAAGCAGACGCCCAACATGGGCAGCATACTCACCGAAAGCAAATACTGGACACTGCTGCAGCTTCCACTCAATTATGCGGCTACCAATTGGCCCATACGCTATGCAGCCATCGATGCGGCAGGACTTCATGTGGCTGTCGCAGGACGCACGGGATTGGCGCACTATGCGATGCTCAGCAAACGTTGGAAGCTGTTTGGCAACGAGTCACAGGAGAAGGATTTCGTGGTCTCGGGTGGCCTGCTCTGGTGGCAGGGTTTCATTGTAATGGGCTGCTATTCGCTGCTCGATCGCACCGATGAGCTGCGTTGCTATCCCGCCGAATGCAAGCTGGACAACCAGTACGGCCACAAGCTGCAGGTGCGGGCTCCGGTCATCAGCTTGAACTGCTTTCGCGATCAGCTAATTGTGCTCACAGCCGATGGCATCGTGAGCCTGTTTCACATGCAAAGACAGTCGGCTTACATCATCAACATTGAGTGCGCCTACGAGCTGGACGTGAAGAGTATTTGCATACATCCGGCGTGCATTGTTAGCTTGACGGTGACGAATCTGCGCAACGAGCTGAAGCCGCAGCAACATCAAACGGAGGCGGAAACGATTGTTGTGAATGTCTGTGGACGCATCCTAATGATACAACGCGAGGAGGCAGCGCAACAGGTGCCAAATACACTGCTAGCCACTTGCCTAGCGAGCTGCGTGGAATGCTTTTGGTTGTCACACAATCTGGAGCACTGTGCAATGAGAGATTGCTTGTGGCTCTACTCTGGAGCACATGGCATGCGTGTCTGGTTGCCCATACTCCAGCAACGTGCGGAGCAAAGCGGCGCACATCGTTTGCACAGCTTCATGTCTAAGCGGATTATGCTGAGCTTCCCCTTGAAACTCTATCCACTTGTCATACTCTTCGACAATGTCATTGTGCTTGGCGTGGAGAACGAGAGCACGTTATATACAAATGAAAGCAACTCGCACTTTGCGCTGCCCTTTGCGCTGATGGAGCGCAAGTCGCAGgtttatttgcataaagtGCTGCGCCAGCTGATCAAACGCAATCTCGGTTACTCCGCCTGGGAGATAGCGCAAAGCTGTCGTAGTTTGCCGTATTTCCCGCATGCCTTGGAACTGCTGCTGCACGAAGTACTCGAAGAGGAGGCGAGCTCCAAGCAACCCATACCAGATGCTCAGCTGCCCAGCATACTCGATTTCATCAGAGAATTTCCCGTCTATCTGCAGACGATTGTGCAGTGTGCACGCAAAACAGAGATTGCGCTGTGGCCCTATCTCTTCAGCATGGCTGGCAAGCCGAAGGAACTCTTTCAGCTGTGTCTGCAGGCCGAGCAGCTGGAAACCGCCGCCAGCTATTTGATTATCATACAGAATCTTGAGCCGTCGTCGGTGAGCAAACAGCATGCAAACATGCTGCTGGACATTGCGCTGAATCAACGCAAATGGGAGCTGGCCAAGGATCTGATACGTTTCCTCAAGGCCATCGATCCCAATGAGATTGATTCGCCGCGCTGTTCGATGGTCATGAATGTGAAGATTGCACCGCCGCAGCCACAAACGCAGACGCAAGTGAATCAGAATGCTGATGTCTTCAATCTGGTGTTGGGACCAATAGCCACCAGGGAACGCAGCTATTCCACCACGGTGACGACTAATCTGCCCAAGGACAGCAACAAACAGCCGCAGCAAACGACTTCGATGGAACGCAGCGAAACGGGGCACAGCGTAAGTGGCAGCAGCTCAGGGCCAGGTGCTGTTGGCGCTGCGGTGGTGCGTCGCAAGTCCACCAAGGAGAGACAGCAGCGCGAGATCTTTTGCATTGATCTGATACTGCAGCGTCATGCGCGgcagttgctgcagcagcacaaGCTGCTTGACTTGGGATACATGTGTGCGTATCTGGACTTTCATCTGGTCAGCTGGCTAACGCAGGAAGCGGGTGGCGCTGCCAAGCTGGACAACATTCCAGCAGCGTTGCAAACGTTGCACACAGAGCTGCAGCTACCGAGTCCTTTTCCGCCCGCGGGACGCGATGATTTTGCTCAGTTGCGTCGTCAGACGGGCAACGCAACTTCCTCGCAGACTTCGGAGTCGGGCTATTTTAGTATAGCGGCACAAATGGAGTCGCCGCAGCTGCAGCCCTGCAtcaaggaggaggaggaactgCAGCTCAGTTCGCTGCCCATGCTCAAGCATCGCTCGAATTCGCAGTTGTCCTTCGATAACTTTCGTTATCGTCGGCTGTATTCGCTGCCCGCTTCGGAGGATGATAACAGCGATGTTGTGGCCAGTTATTTAAACGATAAATTGGCCATTAAACTGCGCTACATGCTGCAACTTTTCATCGAGGCCAATTGCACGGACTACGCTCTAATGTTGTCCATTCTGCTGCAGGATGCTGCTTCCATTTCCCGCATCGTCAACGTCGTCATACGCAGCGAATCTGTCGGCGCTTGTCGTCGCATTGAGGCTGCTTTAAAGCAGCTCAGTCAATGCACTTTCGACAATGGCGGCTCACTCTATAGAGGATTTGTGATGACGCTACAGCCACATATCTATTTGCTGGAACAGTACATTCAATCGCTGGGCGAAACGACGTCGCTGGACAACGCGGCGGATGAGAGCGAACTGAGTGCGGATGCCAAGTCTGCGCTGGAGAGCGATGTCTTGGACAGCGTGGCCAAGGGACAACAGCTGCCCAACGGCGTTGCCCGTGTTGGAGAGCAGCGGCTGCTCACGCGACACGCCAGTCTCGAGTCCAAATCAAAGACCAAGTCGAGTGGGCAGCAGGGAAATCCCTCTTCCACGCAGTCAACGCccacgcagcagctgcagagGCGCAGCAGTCACGAGACGGGACGCGATGGCTGCCAGGTTATGTAA
- the LOC117570604 gene encoding GSK3-beta interaction protein, which yields MEESDEQEFNCIDEAQAIINDVKAHVAEIVVSSKLASSATQIYLNIRTIESATCCVQVSSRGFKIVSSQYDTIDEDKAFRSLNNGDEKQEEDEEEIFETPYALLDKISPRYVESFGNQLCQQLRQLQQMRTEFHEEDEEEEEED from the coding sequence ATGGAAGAGAGCGACGAGCAAGAGTTCAACTGCATTGACGAGGCGCAGGCCATCATCAATGATGTGAAGGCGCATGTGGCCGAAATCGTCGTTTCTTCCAAGCTGGCCAGCAGTGCCACGCAAATCTATCTCAACATACGAACCATAGAGAGCGCCACCTGCTGTGTTCAGGTGTCGAGTCGAGGATTTAAAATTGTGTCTTCCCAATACGACACCATTGATGAGGACAAGGCCTTCCGTTCACTAAATAATGGCGATGAAAAGCAAGAGGAGGACGAGGAGGAGATATTTGAGACACCATATGCACTGCTGGACAAGATTAGTCCACGTTATGTGGAGTCGTTTGGGAATCAACTCTGCCAACAACTGCGTCAGCTGCAACAGATGCGCACCGAATTCCACGAAGAGGACgaggaagaagaggaggaggactAA
- the LOC117570603 gene encoding ATP-dependent RNA helicase Ddx1 — protein sequence MTAFEEFGVLPELGKATDELDWTLPTDVQAEAIPLILGGGDVLMAAETGSGKTGAFCLPILQIVWETLRDLKEGKTGKGGTGGAAGGATPWTMSFFDRNNALAVTPDGLRCQSREFKEWHGCRGTTGVFGRAKFYYEATVTDEGLCRIGWSTQLASLDLGTCRFGFGFGGTGKKSNNRQFDDYGEAFGKSDVIGCLLNLQALEVSFTKNGVPLGVAFKIPDSMRNETFYPAVVLKNAEMLFNFGKTDFKYPPGNGFVAACKADADHSKANPLASPTANAAALKPAPNAPQAIIIEPSRELAEQTYNQLEKFKLHLGNPEVRSLLLIGGVRVEEQKAQLQQGIHIVVGTPGRLEELINSGFVQLTHCRFFVLDEADALLKQGYTELIDRLHKQIPKITSDGCRLQMIVCSATLHAFEVKKMAERLMHFPTWVDLKGEDAVPETVHHVVCMVDPHTDYSWKNLRQPVPTDGVHAQDNLHHSNTSPETFSEAVKLLKGEYCIKAIEQHKMDRAIIFCRTKQDCDNLEMHLRRQGGDRYSCVCLHGDRKPQERKQNLEMFKRQQVKFLICTDVAARGLDITGLPFMINITLPDDKSNYVHRIGRVGRAERMGLAISLVSKVPEKVWYHGEWCKTRGRNCHNTNLTDVRGCCIWYNEPNLLAEVEDHLNITIQQVDKSMEVPVNDFDGKVVYGQKNLNMGTGYEDHVEQLGPTVRKLTDLELQSQSLFLKRLKV from the exons ATGACTGCATTCGAAG AGTTTGGCGTGCTGCCCGAACTGGGCAAAGCAACCGACGAATTGGACTGGAC ATTGCCCACCGATGTGCAGGCGGAGGCCATTCCACTAATTCTAGGTGGTGGTGATGTTCTCATGGCGGCCGAAACCGGTTCCGGTAAAACTGGAGCATTTTGCTTGCCCATTCTGCAGATTGTTTGGGAAACATTGCGTGATCTGAAGGAAGGCAAAACGGGCAAGGGCGGCACAGGTGGCGCAGCTGGTGGTGCTACTCCCTGGACCATGTCCTTCTTCGATCGCAATAATGCGCTGGCCGTGACCCCGGATGGTTTGCGCTGCCAATCTCGGGAGTTCAAGGAATGGCACGGATGTCGCGGTACCACTGGCGTCTTTGGCAGGGCTAAGTTCTACTACGAGGCCACGGTCACCGATGAGGGACTCTGCCGCATTGGATGGTCCACACAATTGGCCAGCTTGGATCTGGGCACTTGTCGCTTTGGGTTCGGGTTCGGCGGCACTGGCAAGAAATCCAATAATCGACAGTTTGATGACTATGGCGAAGCCTTTGGCAAATCAGATGTTATTGGCTGCCTGCTCAATCTGCAGGCCTTGGAGGTCAGTTTCACCAAGAACGGCGTGCCATTGGGTGTGGCCTTCAAGATACCCGATAGTATGCGCAACGAAACCTTCTATCCTGCTGTTGTGTTGAAGAATGCCGAAATGTTGTTCAACTTTGGCAAGACTGACTTTAAGTATCCACCTGGCAATGGCTTTGTGGCTGCCTGCAAAGCGGATGCGGACCACAGCAAGGCCAATCCTCTGGCTAGTCCTACAGCCAATGCGGCTGCCTTGAAACCAGCACCCAATGCACCCCAGGCCATCATCATTGAGCCGAGTCGCGAGTTGGCAGAACAAACCTACAATCAGCTGGAGAAATTCAAGCTGCATCTGGGCAATCCCGAGGTGCGTTCCCTGCTGCTTATTGGTGGCGTGCGTGTCGAGGAACAAAAAGCCCAGTTGCAGCAGGGCATACACATTGTAGTCGGCACCCCGGGACGTCTCGAGGAGCTGATCAACAGCGGCTTTGTGCAGCTAACGCATTGTCGCTTCTTTGTGCTGGATGAAGCGGATGCACTGCTAAAGCAAGGCTACACGGAACTGATTGATCGACTGCATAAGCAGATACCCAAGATCACCAGCGATGGCTGTCGCCTGCAGATGATCGTCTGCTCGGCCACGTTGCACGCTTTTGAGGTAAAGAAAATGGCCGAACGACTGATGCACTTTCCCACCTGGGTGGATCTCAAGGGTGAAGACGCTGTGCCCGAGACAGTGCATCATGTGGTCTGCATGGTGGATCCCCACACGGACTACAGTTGGAAGAATCTGCGCCAACCTGTCCCTACCGATGGGGTGCATGCTCAGGACAATTTGCATCATTCGAATACTTCGCCAGAAACTTTTTCGGAGGCTGTAAAGCTGTTGAAGGGCGAGTACTGCATCAAGGCCATCGAACAGCATAAAATGGATCGGGCCATTATCTTTTGTCGCACCAAGCAAGATTGCGACAATCTGGAGATGCATCTGCGGCGTCAGGGTGGAGATCGTTACTCGTGTGTCTGCTTGCATGGCGATCGCAAGCCGCAGGAGCGTAAACAAAATCTGGAGATGTTCAAGCGGCAGCAAGTGAAGTTTTTGATCTGCACAGATGTCGCGGCACGCGGTCTGGACATCACAGGATTACCATTCA TGATCAACATTACGCTCCCAGATGACAAGTCCAACTATGTGCATCGCATTGGCCGCGTGGGACGCGCCGAACGTATGGGACTGGCTATCAGTCTGGTGTCCAAGGTGCCGGAGAAGGTGTGGTATCATGGTGAATGGTGCAAGACTCGCGGACGCAATTGTCACAACACCAATTTAACCGATGTGCGCGGCTGTTGCATCTGGTACAACGAACCCAACTTGCTGGCCGAGGTGGAGGATCATCTTAACATCACTATACAGCAGGTGGACAAGTCCATGGAGGTGCCTGTCAATGATTTCGATGGCAAAGTTGTCTACGGCCAGAAGAATCTCAATATGGGCACTGGATATGAGGATCATGTGGAGCAATTGGGACCGACGGTGCGCAAATTGACTGACTTGGAACTGCAATCACaatctttatttttgaaaCGCTTAAAAGTCTAA
- the LOC117566529 gene encoding bifunctional peptidase and (3S)-lysyl hydroxylase Jmjd7, translating to MAQTQIAAGVELLLQEAKDLGIGGHIAELEALPSAVEFAREFYAKNAPVVIRQAVAHWPAVKKWTPEYLKETLNNKIVDVAVTPNGYADGLATQNGEEFFVLPLETKMPLSELLERFDDPMGAVHYIQKQNSNFTEDFPELANDIVLRDLSFAQECFNKPSDAVNFWLGDERAITSMHKDPYENLYCVIAGYKDFILLPPHQLPCVPRRTYPTGIYKRKPCGQFYIDPLMDEDTQQLTEWISIDPLAPDLAKYPQYAQARPLRVRVHAGDVLYLPNYWFHHVRQSHKCIAVNFWYDMEYDSRYCYYRMLEHLTTSSGNQKS from the coding sequence ATGGCTCAAACTCAAATTGCAGCGGGTGTAGAGTTGCTGCTCCAGGAGGCCAAAGACTTAGGCATTGGCGGCCACATCGCCGAGCTAGAAGCGTTGCCTAGTGCGGTAGAATTCGCACGAGAATTCTATGCCAAGAACGCACCCGTTGTGATACGTCAAGCTGTTGCCCACTGGCCGGCTGTCAAGAAGTGGACACCAGAATATCTCAAGGAGACTCTGAATAACAAGATCGTCGATGTGGCTGTCACACCCAATGGATATGCCGATGGGCTGGCCACACAGAATGGTGAGGAGTTCTTTGTATTACCACTGGAAACAAAAATGCCGTTATCAGAGCTCCTTGAGCGCTTTGATGATCCCATGGGCGCTGTGCATTATATCCAAAAGCAAAATTCCAATTTTACCGAGGATTTTCCCGAATTGGCCAACGATATTGTACTCAGGGATTTGAGTTTCGCTCAGGAATGCTTTAATAAACCATCGGATGCAGTTAACTTTTGGCTGGGTGATGAACGCGCCATCACTTCGATGCACAAGGATCCCTACGAAAATTTGTATTGTGTCATAGCGGGCTACAAGGATTTCATTCTACTGCCACCACATCAATTGCCCTGCGTGCCTCGTCGCACTTATCCCACTGGAATATATAAGCGCAAACCTTGCGGTCAGTTCTACATTGACCCATTGATGGATGAGGATACGCAGCAGCTGACGGAATGGATTAGCATCGATCCCTTGGCACCCGATCTGGCCAAATATCCGCAATATGCCCAGGCACGTCCATTACGCGTTCGTGTACATGCTGGTGATGTGCTCTACCTGCCCAATTATTGGTTTCATCATGTACGGCAAAGTCACAAGTGTATTGCTGTTAACTTCTGGTATGACATGGAGTACGATAGTCGCTACTGTTATTATCGCATGCTGGAGCACCTAACTACCTCAAGCGGCAATCAAAAGTCCTGA